From a region of the Roseivirga sp. 4D4 genome:
- a CDS encoding AraC family transcriptional regulator — translation MKIVPQAFYTATTIKKVMVDGNCCIVHKKTEVADLDNQRLLAAHALTVVLNGGLVVHSDDGLPIQVGAGEMVLLPRGLYAITDLIPDDGAFEAIVFFFDDDVTDTFLEQRSINQEIVSSEKLPTKFSLNRPFKAFIEQTLTLYGQVKLDSNMVRGKLLEILHLIAEFNPNGHFLEKVAELKVNPKKDLSLFMLSHFDKPLAVETFANLSGRSVSSFRRDFHRDFNMAPKKWLIKRRLDKAQELLTKEYLSITDVAIRCGFSDIPHFIKSFEKQFATTPKQYALANYKKIQAN, via the coding sequence ATGAAAATCGTTCCCCAGGCATTCTACACAGCAACGACTATCAAAAAGGTTATGGTCGATGGCAACTGCTGCATTGTCCATAAGAAAACCGAAGTAGCAGACCTCGACAACCAAAGGCTACTGGCGGCACATGCATTAACAGTCGTGCTCAATGGTGGCTTGGTCGTTCATAGTGATGATGGGCTTCCTATTCAAGTCGGTGCTGGTGAAATGGTGTTGTTACCTAGAGGGCTATATGCCATCACAGACCTTATCCCTGATGATGGAGCCTTTGAAGCCATTGTCTTTTTCTTTGATGATGATGTTACGGATACTTTTTTGGAACAGAGATCGATTAATCAAGAAATTGTGAGCTCCGAGAAGTTACCCACAAAGTTTAGCCTAAATAGACCTTTCAAGGCTTTTATCGAACAAACGCTCACACTTTATGGCCAAGTCAAGCTCGATTCAAATATGGTCAGAGGAAAGCTCTTGGAAATATTACACCTCATTGCTGAGTTCAATCCCAATGGTCACTTTTTGGAAAAAGTAGCTGAGTTGAAAGTCAATCCCAAAAAGGACTTATCACTATTCATGCTCTCTCATTTTGATAAGCCATTAGCAGTCGAAACTTTTGCTAACCTTAGCGGCAGAAGTGTCTCTTCATTTAGGCGTGACTTCCATAGAGATTTTAATATGGCTCCGAAAAAATGGCTTATCAAGAGACGACTTGACAAAGCACAGGAGCTTTTAACAAAGGAGTATTTATCAATAACCGATGTAGCGATCCGTTGTGGTTTCTCTGATATTCCACATTTCATCAAGTCCTTTGAAAAGCAATTCGCGACCACTCCCAAGCAATATGCGCTAGCCAATTACAAGAAAATTCAGGCAAACTAG